The sequence CCTCTCCCCTTGCGGGAGAGGGTGGCGACAGCGCAGGTCAGTTTGGTGCTCCTTTTGCCAGATGAAACAACTCTGGCGGTAACCGCTGTCGCCGGGTGAGGGGTTGAAACGACGATGCCCAGGCAAATGATAAGAGCCTGGCATTGCTCTAGAATCCTCTGACATTTTTCGAGTATTCTGTAAACTGTGAACCTCGACTCCCCCCGCATCCTGGTGCTCAACGCCGGGTACGAGCCCCTGGGCCTGGCCAGCGTCAAGCGGGCCGTTATTCTGGTCATGAACGGAACCGCCGAGGTTGTCGAGGAAAGCGGCGAATACCTACGAACTCCCAGCAAGCCCTACCCCGTTCCCAGCATCATCCGCCTCAAACGTCTGGTTCGCCGCCCTCCGGGGCGGCTTGCCCTTAACCGCCGCAACATCCTGCGCCGCGACGCCTACACCTGCCAGTACTGCGGCAGGCGGGGGGGCGACCTTACCGTGGATCACGTCCTCCCCAAAAGCCGGGGGGGCCGCAGCATCTGGGAAAACCTGGTAGCGGCCTGCCGCCCCTGCAACCTCAAGAAGAAGAACCGCACCCCCGAGGAAGCCGGCATGCGCCTGGCCCGCCGCCCCATCGCCCCACGCCACAGCCTTTTGCTGGTGGCCGATCTGCCCCACCTGCCCGAGGCCTGGCGCCTGTACCTGCCCGAGGTGGATCACCACCGCTAGCCCAAAACCTGCCCTAGACACCAAACGAAACCCCCCACCTTTTAGGGTGGGGGGCAGGGAAGTTGCTATGGAGCGGGAAACGAGACTCGAACTCGCGACCCCAACCTTGG comes from Meiothermus sp. CFH 77666 and encodes:
- a CDS encoding HNH endonuclease, with amino-acid sequence MNLDSPRILVLNAGYEPLGLASVKRAVILVMNGTAEVVEESGEYLRTPSKPYPVPSIIRLKRLVRRPPGRLALNRRNILRRDAYTCQYCGRRGGDLTVDHVLPKSRGGRSIWENLVAACRPCNLKKKNRTPEEAGMRLARRPIAPRHSLLLVADLPHLPEAWRLYLPEVDHHR